From Providencia sp. R33, a single genomic window includes:
- a CDS encoding type III secretion system protein, whose product MKYRFIEVLNEYLSVMGRSDLINGQLDCHSNIQLEMNDVPAINIDLSSDDIIIWCNLLPCNYSLLDSMSVLLLKSIIEYPPRNFQSGQPALNLVENELILSAVLKPASLNEMSLFSDSFEEFFERVIELRQLLSA is encoded by the coding sequence ATGAAATACCGTTTTATTGAAGTTTTGAACGAATACTTAAGTGTAATGGGGCGCAGTGATTTAATTAATGGTCAATTGGATTGCCATTCAAATATTCAGTTAGAGATGAATGACGTGCCTGCAATTAATATTGATCTTTCTTCGGATGATATCATTATTTGGTGTAATTTATTGCCATGTAATTATAGCCTTCTCGATTCCATGAGTGTTTTATTATTAAAATCTATTATTGAATATCCGCCGCGTAATTTTCAGTCAGGGCAACCCGCATTGAATCTTGTTGAGAATGAATTGATTTTATCTGCGGTATTAAAACCAGCTTCATTGAATGAAATGTCATTATTTTCAGATAGCTTTGAAGAATTTTTTGAACGTGTAATTGAATTACGCCAATTATTATCCGCTTAA
- the sctI gene encoding type III secretion system inner rod subunit SctI yields the protein MITPMTSSALTQIDSDLTTAVPMGSFEDKVKQLFAEYTVAVGSEKADLINKANNIDVSNPAELLKIQNQVGNYNLAMSTISTLTHKSVSAIDTILKAQ from the coding sequence ATGATTACTCCCATGACATCTTCAGCTCTTACCCAAATTGACAGTGACCTAACAACAGCAGTCCCCATGGGCTCATTTGAAGATAAAGTGAAGCAATTATTCGCTGAATATACTGTCGCGGTTGGAAGTGAAAAAGCAGATTTAATCAATAAAGCGAACAATATTGATGTTAGCAACCCTGCTGAATTACTCAAAATTCAAAACCAAGTCGGTAATTATAACCTTGCGATGAGCACAATTAGCACGCTCACTCATAAAAGTGTTTCTGCCATCGATACGATATTAAAAGCACAGTAA
- a CDS encoding helix-turn-helix domain-containing protein has protein sequence MTKKDITALLENRNFCFSLQDKLFLAVPGDSATAFFYKSPYSNLNISFEQSSIFIANDEVLESNENPCWELYSIALSELIEILAVIDTAMGQSFLSKKEIYSLNEQITQEFISLDEELSTSVSIRNVVIDLVIRIHPLFNCWCNVLRKYEAYGMMRFILEAAQSDKNANINQLCARYGVSASYFRQLYRENFNKTAKRKIMSVRMANAILQLIESESSILDVGLEAGYCSASHFTNDIKKELGLTPSEIRHLGANLYEQ, from the coding sequence ATGACAAAGAAAGATATTACTGCGCTGTTAGAGAATAGAAATTTCTGTTTTTCTTTGCAGGATAAATTATTTTTGGCAGTACCAGGTGATAGCGCAACGGCGTTTTTTTATAAATCGCCATATTCAAATTTAAATATTTCATTTGAGCAATCATCTATATTTATTGCCAATGATGAAGTGTTAGAGAGTAATGAAAACCCATGCTGGGAGCTCTATTCAATCGCATTGTCAGAGTTGATTGAGATTCTTGCGGTGATTGATACAGCGATGGGGCAGTCATTTCTTTCAAAGAAGGAAATTTACAGCTTAAATGAACAAATCACACAAGAATTTATTTCATTGGATGAAGAGCTTTCTACCAGTGTTTCAATTAGAAATGTTGTTATCGATTTGGTTATAAGAATACACCCGTTATTTAACTGTTGGTGCAATGTATTACGTAAATATGAAGCTTACGGAATGATGCGTTTTATTTTGGAAGCTGCACAGAGTGATAAGAATGCCAATATCAATCAGCTTTGTGCCCGTTATGGTGTATCAGCGTCTTATTTTAGACAACTTTATCGAGAAAACTTTAATAAAACAGCAAAACGTAAAATTATGAGTGTTCGTATGGCGAACGCAATTTTACAGTTAATTGAGAGTGAAAGTTCCATTTTAGATGTTGGGTTAGAAGCGGGTTATTGCTCAGCCTCACATTTCACCAATGATATCAAAAAAGAACTGGGGTTAACGCCTTCAGAAATAAGACATCTTGGAGCAAATTTATATGAGCAGTAA
- a CDS encoding EscF/YscF/HrpA family type III secretion system needle major subunit: MATIGMGTTTDSSNKTVSTGEWDGSAFEASGSADSKWGMMYRASAGLSARTKVIADKLKDTLDNPNVEVDNPLVLGQITTLSGNYNMARQLQSNVMKSIKDAAQAIIRNV, encoded by the coding sequence ATGGCAACAATTGGTATGGGTACAACAACAGATTCAAGTAATAAAACAGTTAGCACGGGTGAATGGGATGGTTCTGCCTTTGAAGCAAGTGGAAGTGCAGATAGTAAATGGGGAATGATGTATCGTGCATCAGCAGGCTTAAGTGCACGTACAAAAGTCATTGCAGATAAATTAAAAGACACATTAGACAACCCAAATGTTGAAGTTGATAACCCATTAGTACTTGGCCAAATTACCACACTGAGTGGAAATTATAATATGGCACGTCAACTGCAAAGCAACGTGATGAAATCAATTAAAGATGCGGCTCAAGCCATCATTCGTAACGTTTAA
- the sctJ gene encoding type III secretion system inner membrane ring lipoprotein SctJ — translation MNILKRFLLIGVIALLVGCDNQLLLSNLSQRQSNEVLAILQAHGVDATRKHDNKSGDTIRVSSDNFVIAVDLLQKYNLPSKDPVEIIQAFPGDSLVASPQAERTRLLSLIEQRLEQSLLSIPDVVNARVHVSYPLNGNGTVKPVQKVSSLVTYSGNEDPKMMMSKIKLFLNSSFSETTYDNVSVVVINRPPLQYQLKSTSENSFQPILIGTIFVVIVFLFSLFAFILKRQSNKKQSDEIAENNLDVITK, via the coding sequence ATGAACATTTTAAAAAGATTTTTGCTAATTGGGGTTATAGCTTTATTAGTCGGTTGTGACAATCAATTATTACTGAGTAACTTAAGCCAAAGGCAAAGCAATGAAGTTCTCGCGATCTTGCAAGCCCATGGCGTCGATGCAACTCGCAAGCACGATAATAAGAGTGGAGATACCATCCGTGTCTCGAGCGATAATTTTGTCATTGCCGTTGATTTGCTGCAAAAATACAACCTACCCTCAAAAGACCCAGTTGAGATTATTCAAGCCTTTCCTGGTGACTCGCTTGTCGCATCACCGCAAGCGGAGCGAACCCGTTTATTATCTTTAATTGAACAACGCTTAGAACAGTCATTATTATCTATCCCCGACGTAGTCAATGCGAGGGTACATGTGAGTTACCCTTTAAATGGCAATGGTACAGTAAAGCCAGTACAAAAAGTCTCCAGCTTGGTGACTTACTCGGGAAATGAAGACCCGAAAATGATGATGAGCAAAATAAAACTATTTTTAAATAGTAGTTTTTCAGAAACAACTTACGACAATGTCTCAGTTGTTGTCATTAATCGTCCACCACTTCAATACCAATTAAAATCGACATCGGAGAATAGTTTTCAGCCTATCTTGATAGGGACTATTTTTGTTGTGATTGTGTTTCTCTTTAGCTTATTTGCATTTATTTTGAAACGACAATCAAATAAAAAACAATCTGATGAAATCGCTGAGAATAATTTAGATGTTATTACTAAATAA
- a CDS encoding PrgH/EprH family type III secretion apparatus protein, protein MTDIHNQTYMMKIMNGEMQDHEIIINLNANLIIIGEEDIYKANITDEGFTGYSIPSHQDAFTFSIISHEGQIAIDLHTGNHNEIILIDLQQTVLKELFPFTLKKIDTPWETSRVVEDKQCKPIKTEKNHNKFNKSPYNYKLIAGLSLFVCILVGYFFLPKNSHLQKDIQLQFIEKMLIGSTQKIVVTKDDKNAALILVQSQRDYDWAMQQLLKTKFRNNFSIKILHQLENEIENKISNNIPELLKIDLTDPCNPVIKSLSNPQIVKNNDFFNKTFSSNFSCYESYTTHTINIDELLKNAELGLTESHVKWHKITKNNKSIFIIKDSLNDKQTISLINFVNSFNQQWGERQVQFSISLANNELAGQSFITNEDGYILLGNNHWKFNPKTH, encoded by the coding sequence GTGACAGATATCCATAATCAGACTTACATGATGAAAATCATGAATGGTGAAATGCAAGACCATGAAATAATAATTAATTTAAATGCTAATTTAATTATTATTGGTGAGGAAGATATATATAAGGCTAACATAACTGATGAGGGCTTTACTGGCTACTCAATACCTAGCCATCAAGACGCTTTTACTTTCTCAATTATTTCCCATGAAGGCCAGATTGCCATCGACCTACACACAGGAAATCACAATGAAATCATCTTAATTGATTTGCAACAAACTGTTTTAAAAGAGCTATTCCCATTTACACTTAAGAAAATTGATACGCCTTGGGAAACATCGCGAGTGGTTGAAGATAAGCAATGTAAGCCTATTAAAACAGAAAAAAATCATAATAAATTTAATAAATCGCCATACAACTATAAACTTATTGCAGGTCTATCATTATTCGTTTGTATTCTTGTTGGTTATTTCTTTCTTCCTAAAAATTCTCATTTACAAAAAGATATCCAATTGCAGTTTATTGAAAAAATGCTTATCGGCAGTACACAAAAAATTGTTGTGACCAAAGATGATAAAAATGCTGCCCTTATATTAGTACAATCTCAACGCGATTATGATTGGGCGATGCAACAATTATTAAAAACAAAATTTCGCAACAATTTTTCTATCAAGATCCTTCACCAATTAGAAAATGAGATAGAAAATAAAATATCGAATAATATTCCTGAATTATTAAAGATTGACCTAACTGACCCTTGCAACCCCGTAATTAAATCATTATCTAATCCGCAGATAGTAAAAAATAATGATTTTTTTAACAAGACATTCTCCAGCAATTTTAGTTGCTATGAAAGCTATACTACACACACTATCAATATCGATGAATTACTAAAAAATGCCGAGCTAGGATTAACAGAAAGCCACGTAAAATGGCATAAAATCACTAAAAATAATAAATCCATATTTATTATTAAAGATAGTTTAAACGATAAACAAACTATCTCATTAATTAACTTCGTTAATTCATTTAATCAGCAATGGGGGGAGCGACAAGTTCAATTCTCAATATCATTAGCCAATAATGAACTAGCCGGTCAATCTTTTATCACAAATGAAGATGGTTATATTTTATTAGGTAATAACCATTGGAAATTTAATCCAAAAACACATTAA
- the sctN gene encoding type III secretion system ATPase SctN produces MKFFDTCAHPVRIHGSLIEAPLQGVFIGEICFIEQSISNTHIIAKAQVVGFKEGLAVLSLVGRIQGLTREVVIRPSGYPFVFPVGEYLTGKIFDATGEAVGRLTEGENEITYIDNRLQRIDNPPVSVTKRQPIDQPLFTGVRAIDGLLTCGQGQRIGIFAAAGSGKTSLMNMIINQAEADIHVVALIGERGREVIEFIEELKSSPQAEHTILVYATSDSPPVERCNAALLATTIAEYYRDEGKNVLLYVDSMTRYARALRDVALASGELPARRGYPASVFEQLPLLLERPGRLKNGSITAFYTVLLESEEEADPIGDEIRSILDGHIYLSQKLAGRGHYPAIDVLNSISRVFSKVTQPMHQQSAARVREMLGRLEQLQLYLDLGEYQRGENAENDEALDKQAAIETFLKQRMTESASVETLLSHLSQLAS; encoded by the coding sequence ATGAAATTTTTCGATACGTGCGCACATCCTGTGCGCATTCATGGCAGCCTTATTGAAGCTCCATTGCAAGGTGTTTTTATCGGTGAAATTTGCTTTATCGAGCAGTCGATTTCGAATACTCACATTATTGCTAAAGCACAAGTTGTGGGCTTTAAAGAAGGGCTTGCTGTGCTGAGTTTGGTTGGTCGTATTCAAGGATTAACCCGTGAAGTGGTTATCCGGCCTAGCGGCTATCCTTTTGTTTTTCCTGTTGGTGAGTACCTTACGGGCAAAATTTTTGACGCGACTGGGGAAGCGGTTGGGCGGCTAACTGAAGGCGAAAATGAGATCACGTATATTGATAACCGATTACAACGTATTGATAATCCACCCGTTAGTGTCACTAAAAGGCAACCAATAGATCAACCTTTGTTCACTGGTGTTCGAGCGATTGATGGGTTGTTAACCTGTGGTCAGGGGCAGCGTATTGGCATTTTTGCTGCTGCGGGAAGCGGAAAAACGTCTCTGATGAATATGATCATTAATCAGGCGGAGGCTGATATCCATGTAGTGGCGTTAATCGGTGAGCGTGGTCGAGAAGTTATTGAATTTATTGAAGAGTTGAAATCTTCTCCTCAGGCAGAGCATACAATTTTAGTGTATGCCACGTCGGATAGCCCACCCGTTGAACGGTGTAATGCGGCATTATTAGCGACGACGATTGCGGAATATTATCGTGATGAAGGAAAAAACGTTCTGCTTTATGTGGACTCCATGACGCGTTATGCAAGGGCCTTACGTGATGTGGCATTGGCCTCAGGTGAGCTACCTGCAAGGCGGGGTTATCCTGCTTCTGTATTTGAACAATTACCGTTATTACTCGAACGCCCTGGGCGTCTCAAAAACGGGTCAATTACCGCTTTTTATACAGTGTTATTAGAAAGCGAAGAGGAAGCTGACCCGATTGGTGATGAGATCCGCTCTATTTTAGATGGCCACATTTACCTTAGCCAGAAACTGGCAGGCCGCGGTCATTACCCTGCCATTGATGTTTTAAACAGCATTAGTCGTGTGTTTTCTAAAGTCACGCAACCTATGCATCAACAATCGGCAGCTCGAGTCCGTGAGATGTTAGGAAGACTTGAACAACTTCAACTGTATCTTGACCTTGGTGAATACCAGCGTGGGGAAAATGCAGAGAACGATGAAGCGCTAGATAAACAAGCCGCAATTGAGACTTTTTTAAAGCAAAGAATGACTGAGAGCGCCTCTGTAGAAACGTTGTTAAGTCACTTAAGCCAATTGGCATCATGA
- a CDS encoding EscV/YscV/HrcV family type III secretion system export apparatus protein, translated as MKNLTGFLLQLRQRPELMVLVIMVMVIAMLIIPLPTVLVDLLIGLNIMISVLIFMSSFYITRVLNFQSFPSILLISTLFRLALSISTSRLILLEADAGDIIATFGEFVIQDNLVVGMVVFAIVTIVQFIVITKGSERIAEVAARFSLDAMPGKQMSIDADLRAGVIDEATAKEKRGDLEKESQLFGSFDGAMKFIKGDAIAGIVIIFVNLIGGISVGTAQQGMDVSTALNTFSLLTIGDGLVAQIPALLISISAGFIVTRVGGNDKNLGENIVSELFANDFTILITALIVLFMGFLPGFPTTIFLFLSALLIGLFAVRYYKKRQKMVNEKQQEIESVTSDVTEGETQRVNQDFVDEYIPETLPIIISVNQNYKTHLEDNNFLSRLKKDVFIRYGYRIPDIAINYSPIIEENKIVILINEVKAGEYDICFYGHRLLSNTDELKYLGVDLIEYADEYGSKNIWFDNKDKENIEQLGLYARDDISEMIDCVSTLMLRHINEFFGIQETKNLLDDLDSKYPELLKECYRHATVQKVTEVFQRLLMEKISVRNMKLIIEILVQWVPKEKDSLMLVEHIRSGMARYISSRFAVDGRLNVLMINSEFEDTIRQGIRQSSGGVYLHLEPEASNALIQSAELALENNYLSIRDISVLVPVDIRRFVKKIIEGRFPELEVLSFNEISDTIKVNVIKTI; from the coding sequence ATGAAAAATTTAACAGGGTTTTTATTACAGCTCCGACAGCGACCTGAATTAATGGTATTGGTGATTATGGTGATGGTTATCGCCATGTTGATTATTCCATTACCAACGGTTTTGGTCGATTTATTAATTGGTCTGAATATTATGATTTCAGTCCTTATTTTTATGAGTTCTTTTTATATTACCCGGGTGCTGAACTTTCAGTCGTTTCCATCCATTCTATTAATAAGTACATTATTTAGATTAGCCTTATCAATTAGTACAAGCCGTTTAATTCTATTAGAAGCCGATGCAGGCGATATAATAGCCACGTTTGGCGAATTTGTTATTCAAGATAACCTCGTTGTGGGAATGGTAGTGTTTGCCATTGTGACAATTGTGCAGTTTATTGTTATTACAAAAGGTTCCGAGCGCATTGCGGAAGTGGCTGCGCGGTTTTCTCTTGATGCAATGCCTGGCAAACAAATGAGCATTGATGCTGATTTGCGCGCGGGTGTGATTGATGAAGCCACCGCGAAAGAAAAACGGGGAGACCTCGAAAAAGAGAGCCAGTTATTTGGGTCTTTTGACGGGGCTATGAAGTTTATCAAAGGTGATGCTATCGCGGGTATTGTGATCATTTTTGTCAACTTAATCGGCGGCATTTCTGTCGGTACTGCACAACAGGGCATGGATGTTTCGACAGCGCTAAATACGTTCTCGCTGTTAACAATAGGCGATGGCCTAGTTGCTCAAATACCGGCATTACTGATTTCAATCAGTGCGGGTTTCATTGTGACGCGTGTTGGTGGAAATGACAAAAATTTGGGTGAGAATATTGTTTCTGAATTATTTGCTAATGATTTTACGATATTAATTACCGCTTTGATTGTGCTTTTCATGGGGTTTTTACCTGGGTTTCCAACGACAATTTTTCTCTTTCTTTCTGCATTGCTGATTGGGCTTTTTGCCGTACGTTACTATAAAAAACGTCAGAAAATGGTCAATGAAAAACAGCAAGAAATAGAAAGTGTTACTTCAGATGTGACCGAAGGGGAAACGCAACGCGTTAACCAAGACTTTGTTGATGAATATATTCCAGAGACACTCCCTATTATTATTTCAGTAAATCAAAATTATAAAACACATTTAGAAGATAATAATTTTTTATCTCGCTTGAAAAAAGATGTTTTTATTCGTTATGGTTATCGAATCCCTGATATTGCAATAAATTACTCGCCGATAATTGAAGAAAATAAAATAGTCATATTAATTAATGAAGTAAAAGCAGGGGAATATGATATTTGTTTCTATGGCCATCGGTTATTGTCAAATACGGATGAATTGAAATACCTTGGTGTTGATTTAATCGAGTACGCTGATGAGTACGGCTCAAAAAATATTTGGTTTGATAATAAAGATAAAGAAAATATTGAGCAATTAGGCCTGTATGCTCGTGATGATATTTCAGAAATGATTGATTGTGTTAGCACACTTATGCTGCGCCATATTAATGAATTCTTTGGTATTCAAGAAACCAAAAATTTGCTTGATGACCTCGATAGTAAATACCCTGAATTACTCAAAGAGTGTTATCGCCATGCCACTGTGCAGAAAGTTACTGAGGTTTTCCAACGTTTATTGATGGAAAAAATTTCAGTGCGGAATATGAAATTGATTATTGAAATTTTAGTGCAGTGGGTACCGAAAGAAAAAGACAGTTTGATGCTTGTTGAGCATATTCGTAGTGGGATGGCGAGGTATATCTCATCAAGGTTTGCGGTAGATGGGCGCCTCAATGTTTTAATGATTAACTCAGAGTTTGAAGACACTATTCGCCAAGGAATTCGCCAATCATCGGGTGGCGTGTATTTGCACCTTGAGCCAGAAGCAAGTAATGCCTTAATTCAATCGGCAGAGTTGGCATTAGAAAATAATTATTTATCAATTAGGGATATCAGTGTGCTCGTCCCTGTTGATATCCGCCGTTTTGTGAAAAAAATCATAGAAGGACGTTTCCCTGAGCTAGAGGTTCTCTCTTTTAATGAGATTTCAGACACCATAAAAGTCAATGTGATTAAAACCATTTAA
- the sctC gene encoding type III secretion system outer membrane ring subunit SctC: MSSKRKGAILLTLFLLNFNVYAAQSEIFIAEPVAQEKNHETFVANNIAVAKVFEAVAEQLNKPIILSKLAAQKKVTGNFNLTNADEMFKALTRRIALVWYDDGASIYVYDNSEMRSVIVPTQRVSSGQVLNYIQRNGIYDERFPVRSQGADNLLFVSGPPLYVELIKAATLYLEKQLNQEESTSSEVAVISLKHASVTDRTYSSRGQSTTVPGMLTVISTLFKDSGNTVEETVNIQPAKLNVSGDSIDELMDAPIGEGTSEKKQVIVNRSSGKKALSLVAHPDSNSLIVKGSQEQINYVKQLVRTLDVRRRQVELSLWIIDITRSELDNLGVSWEVGTFKAGRGAIAFNRSTLSNSQEFLLQIDALSKKGNGHIVSRPVLLTQENIPALFDNNTSFYAKLQGERIATLEQVTYGTMISVMPRISAGHQVEMEVNIEDGAQSHGSDGKASSVEGLPSINRTSINTVARIAKDSSLLIGGYTREQYIENESKIPGLGDIPWIGGLFSSSSVNQQKMVRLFLIQPRLLDENEAWDGRQFSEKTRITQRDSQLHGTVQFLQQYMSESWQ; the protein is encoded by the coding sequence ATGAGCAGTAAAAGAAAAGGAGCAATATTGCTGACGCTCTTTTTACTGAATTTTAATGTTTACGCGGCTCAATCTGAAATATTTATTGCAGAGCCTGTGGCACAAGAAAAAAACCATGAAACTTTTGTCGCGAATAATATTGCGGTGGCTAAAGTTTTTGAAGCTGTGGCTGAACAGTTAAATAAACCCATTATTTTAAGCAAATTAGCGGCTCAGAAAAAAGTCACAGGTAACTTTAACCTTACGAATGCGGATGAAATGTTTAAAGCCTTGACGCGGCGTATTGCGCTAGTGTGGTATGACGATGGTGCCAGCATCTATGTTTATGATAACAGTGAAATGCGCAGTGTTATTGTACCAACACAGCGTGTGAGCAGTGGGCAAGTGCTGAACTACATTCAGCGTAACGGGATATATGATGAACGATTCCCTGTGCGCTCCCAAGGTGCTGATAATTTATTGTTTGTTTCTGGGCCCCCGCTGTATGTTGAGCTGATCAAAGCTGCCACGCTGTACCTCGAAAAACAGTTAAACCAAGAAGAGTCAACAAGCAGTGAAGTAGCTGTTATTTCATTGAAACATGCTTCAGTCACTGACCGTACATATTCATCTCGCGGCCAGAGCACAACAGTGCCAGGGATGCTGACAGTGATTAGTACATTGTTTAAAGATAGCGGCAATACCGTGGAAGAAACCGTTAATATTCAGCCTGCAAAACTTAATGTATCTGGGGATTCAATCGATGAATTAATGGATGCCCCAATAGGTGAAGGAACGTCGGAAAAAAAGCAGGTTATTGTTAATCGTTCATCGGGTAAAAAGGCACTTTCATTGGTCGCGCATCCAGACAGTAATAGCTTAATCGTTAAAGGCAGCCAAGAACAAATTAACTATGTAAAACAGCTAGTTCGTACACTGGATGTCCGTCGGCGTCAAGTCGAACTCTCGTTATGGATTATCGATATCACCCGCTCTGAGTTAGATAACTTAGGTGTGAGTTGGGAAGTAGGGACATTTAAAGCGGGTCGAGGGGCAATTGCCTTTAACCGTAGCACACTCTCAAATAGCCAAGAGTTTTTACTGCAAATTGATGCACTTAGCAAAAAAGGTAATGGGCATATCGTGTCCCGCCCTGTTTTACTGACACAAGAAAATATTCCAGCATTATTTGATAACAACACCAGCTTTTACGCCAAATTACAAGGTGAGCGGATTGCGACGTTGGAGCAAGTCACTTACGGTACCATGATCAGCGTCATGCCACGTATTTCAGCGGGTCATCAAGTTGAAATGGAAGTCAATATTGAAGATGGTGCACAAAGCCATGGTAGTGATGGCAAGGCTTCCAGTGTTGAAGGGCTACCGTCTATTAACCGAACGAGTATTAACACGGTTGCACGGATTGCGAAGGACAGTAGTTTACTGATAGGTGGCTACACTCGTGAGCAATATATTGAAAATGAAAGTAAAATCCCTGGGTTAGGAGATATTCCTTGGATTGGTGGTTTATTTAGTAGCTCTTCAGTTAACCAGCAGAAAATGGTACGCCTCTTTCTTATTCAGCCGCGTTTATTGGATGAAAATGAAGCATGGGATGGCCGTCAGTTCTCAGAAAAAACGCGTATTACTCAGCGTGATAGCCAGTTGCATGGCACGGTACAGTTTTTACAGCAATATATGAGTGAATCATGGCAATAA
- the sctW gene encoding type III secretion system gatekeeper subunit SctW, which translates to MAITPMNYSNRFLSNTQDKSRASSKSNSDDGDEVARGLGVIDSSSEYASMAMLAASHVRRGSSRKAPEEEWTRFSERILDNDADEKVMKIEGLLNKQLMTPQQLRALLLQFFPDPSDLLMALATLIHRRKLKQEQIDSLETLNEHLLNDENARSAQAGANVALLAKAFAKKLKQSAGNLRAVYREFISYDGPVVYLYEQWVDELEFQERENMMRYLARALACDLQALPLGDINVSEFGNFFIRVGRLRELQSLDSIFSQQFFLSTCFQNSTDINKPILEKSLSQVFTSGIRGQTIFEEKIISFINKELRIAHTEIRAQFLQLLLLAFSMIPVAVFPSLEDRDALLSYLKVHMSDIVAKEQQQRNK; encoded by the coding sequence ATGGCAATAACGCCAATGAATTACAGCAACCGGTTTTTATCCAACACTCAGGATAAAAGCCGTGCATCATCAAAGAGCAATAGTGATGATGGCGACGAGGTTGCCCGTGGTTTAGGTGTCATTGATAGCAGTAGTGAATACGCGTCAATGGCTATGTTGGCCGCGAGTCATGTGCGCCGAGGGAGCTCTCGAAAGGCACCTGAAGAGGAGTGGACACGTTTTTCTGAACGCATTTTAGACAATGATGCCGATGAAAAAGTGATGAAAATCGAGGGGTTGCTAAATAAGCAGCTTATGACACCGCAGCAATTACGTGCATTATTGTTGCAGTTTTTCCCAGATCCCAGCGATTTATTAATGGCGCTTGCAACATTAATTCACCGCAGAAAGCTAAAGCAGGAACAAATTGATAGCCTTGAGACACTGAATGAGCATCTTTTAAATGATGAAAATGCGCGTAGTGCCCAAGCTGGTGCGAATGTCGCGCTATTAGCTAAAGCATTTGCTAAAAAACTAAAGCAAAGCGCTGGGAACCTGAGGGCGGTTTATCGTGAGTTTATTAGCTATGACGGCCCAGTAGTTTATTTATATGAGCAGTGGGTTGACGAGCTAGAGTTTCAAGAACGCGAAAACATGATGCGTTATTTAGCGCGTGCATTAGCGTGTGATTTACAGGCATTGCCGTTGGGGGATATCAATGTTAGTGAATTTGGTAATTTTTTTATTCGGGTCGGGCGACTAAGGGAATTACAGTCACTTGACTCTATCTTTAGCCAGCAATTTTTTCTATCAACATGCTTTCAGAACAGCACTGATATAAATAAGCCGATATTGGAAAAATCACTGAGCCAAGTTTTTACCAGCGGGATACGTGGGCAAACAATATTTGAAGAAAAAATAATCTCTTTTATTAATAAAGAACTCCGTATTGCTCATACCGAAATACGTGCTCAATTTTTGCAGTTATTACTGTTGGCATTCTCAATGATACCTGTCGCTGTTTTTCCATCATTGGAAGATAGAGATGCATTATTGTCATATTTAAAAGTGCATATGAGTGACATTGTGGCTAAAGAGCAACAGCAAAGAAATAAATAG